Proteins from one Ramlibacter sp. PS4R-6 genomic window:
- a CDS encoding heavy-metal-associated domain-containing protein, with protein MIQFNIPQMSCGHCARAVTEAVKEVDPNATVDVDLASKQVSVVSTAERQEIVAALAEAGYAPAS; from the coding sequence TTGATCCAGTTCAACATCCCCCAGATGAGTTGTGGCCACTGCGCCCGCGCAGTCACCGAGGCCGTCAAGGAAGTCGACCCGAATGCAACGGTCGACGTCGATCTGGCCTCGAAGCAGGTCAGCGTCGTGTCGACGGCCGAGCGGCAGGAGATCGTCGCAGCCCTCGCGGAGGCCGGGTACGCCCCGGCGTCATGA
- a CDS encoding DUF4396 domain-containing protein translates to MHHGHHHPDHGPGHGKHPSLNVTAFFATLHCLSGCAVGEVLGMVIGTGLGLGNAATVVLSVVLAFVFGYAFTMTPLLRAGIAAKRAATLAFAADTASISIMELVDNTVMLAIPGAMDAHLGSALFWGALGLSLVVAGAAAYPVNRWLIARGSGHAVVHAHHHH, encoded by the coding sequence ATGCACCACGGCCATCACCACCCCGATCACGGTCCGGGCCACGGCAAGCATCCGAGCCTGAACGTCACCGCTTTCTTCGCGACCTTGCATTGCCTTTCAGGCTGTGCCGTCGGCGAGGTCCTGGGCATGGTCATCGGCACGGGCCTCGGGCTCGGCAACGCGGCCACCGTCGTCCTGTCGGTCGTTCTTGCGTTCGTCTTCGGCTATGCGTTCACGATGACGCCCCTGCTGCGGGCCGGAATCGCTGCGAAGCGCGCGGCAACGCTTGCTTTCGCCGCGGACACGGCTTCGATCAGCATCATGGAACTGGTCGACAACACGGTGATGCTGGCCATCCCGGGCGCGATGGATGCGCACCTCGGCTCCGCGCTGTTCTGGGGGGCACTGGGCCTTTCGCTGGTTGTCGCCGGCGCCGCGGCTTATCCGGTGAACCGCTGGCTCATTGCCAGGGGCAGCGGCCATGCGGTCGTGCACGCACACCACCACCACTGA
- a CDS encoding MerR family DNA-binding protein yields MAHMNIGDAAAAAGVTPKMIRHYESLGMIPGVQRTEAGYRMYSPREVAMLRFIRQARGLGFPVKQVETLLALWRDEGRASREVKEIAEQQLAELEERQREIDEMRAMLSDLVSMCRGDDDPHCAILETLASPGDAAAAGHDARKNLKKVRAGSTAPARQACHVVTPEDAPHAGLAAWTRGLGR; encoded by the coding sequence ATGGCCCACATGAACATCGGCGACGCGGCCGCAGCCGCCGGCGTGACGCCCAAGATGATCCGCCACTACGAATCGCTCGGCATGATTCCCGGCGTGCAGCGCACCGAAGCCGGCTACCGGATGTACTCGCCGCGCGAGGTCGCGATGCTGCGCTTCATCCGCCAGGCGCGCGGCCTGGGCTTCCCGGTCAAGCAGGTCGAGACGTTGCTGGCCCTGTGGCGCGACGAGGGCCGCGCCAGCCGCGAAGTCAAGGAAATCGCCGAGCAGCAGCTGGCCGAGCTCGAGGAGCGCCAGCGCGAGATCGACGAGATGCGGGCCATGCTGTCCGACCTGGTGTCGATGTGCCGCGGCGACGACGACCCGCACTGCGCCATCCTCGAAACCCTCGCGTCGCCCGGAGACGCCGCGGCGGCTGGTCATGACGCGCGCAAGAACCTGAAGAAGGTGCGGGCCGGCTCCACCGCGCCCGCCCGGCAGGCGTGCCACGTCGTGACGCCCGAAGACGCGCCGCACGCGGGCCTGGCGGCCTGGACCCGCGGCCTCGGCCGCTAG
- a CDS encoding cytochrome-c peroxidase yields MLRRLPSLLTAAAVVAAALASLGFVRAPLWSDTEIERIGQLSIANLPPLPADPSNRVADDERAAELGQRLFFDGRLSANGQVSCASCHLPDRQFQDGTPLARGIGTTDRRTMSIVGTARSPWQFWDGRKDSQWSQALGPLESPVEHGGDRTQYAHVLAGAYLADYERIFGKMPAIGHLPKNAGPVANAQAAAAWQAMPAPDRDKVDAIFANLGKAIAAYERRIEPGPSRFDAYADAAARGDAARMAATLSRDEIAGLKLFIGRANCIQCHAGPLFTNNEFHNTGVPLAAGGKPDSGRLAGARQVLADEFNCLGRHSDAKPEQCGEIRFLAEGSDNHLRQFRAPSLRNVAERAPYMHAGQFATLEDVVRHYNRAPAAPQGHSELQPLGLDATEVKQLVAFLKTLSGPLRSGEKWLKAPAR; encoded by the coding sequence ATGTTGCGCAGGCTGCCTTCGCTGCTCACCGCTGCCGCCGTCGTGGCTGCGGCGCTCGCATCGCTCGGCTTTGTGCGGGCCCCGCTGTGGTCGGACACGGAAATCGAACGGATCGGGCAACTTTCGATCGCGAACCTGCCGCCCCTGCCCGCCGACCCGTCCAACCGCGTGGCCGACGACGAGCGCGCGGCCGAACTCGGCCAGCGCCTCTTCTTCGACGGCCGCCTCAGCGCCAACGGCCAGGTGTCGTGCGCCAGTTGCCACCTTCCCGACAGGCAGTTCCAGGACGGCACGCCCCTCGCCAGGGGCATCGGGACGACCGATCGCCGCACCATGAGCATCGTGGGCACCGCCCGCAGTCCCTGGCAATTCTGGGACGGCCGCAAGGACAGCCAATGGTCGCAGGCGCTGGGCCCGCTCGAGAGCCCGGTCGAGCACGGCGGCGACCGCACGCAGTACGCGCACGTGCTTGCGGGTGCCTATCTCGCCGACTACGAGAGGATCTTCGGGAAGATGCCTGCGATCGGGCACTTGCCGAAGAATGCGGGCCCTGTGGCGAATGCGCAGGCCGCAGCAGCCTGGCAGGCGATGCCCGCGCCCGATCGCGACAAGGTCGACGCCATCTTCGCGAACCTCGGCAAGGCCATCGCGGCCTATGAGCGCAGGATCGAGCCCGGCCCCTCGCGCTTCGATGCCTATGCCGACGCGGCGGCGCGGGGCGATGCGGCGCGGATGGCGGCGACGCTGTCGCGCGACGAGATCGCGGGACTCAAGCTCTTCATCGGCCGGGCCAACTGCATCCAGTGCCACGCCGGGCCGCTCTTCACCAACAACGAGTTCCACAACACCGGCGTGCCGCTGGCGGCGGGCGGCAAGCCGGACAGCGGCCGCCTCGCAGGTGCGCGGCAGGTGCTGGCAGACGAATTCAACTGCCTGGGCCGGCACAGCGACGCGAAGCCGGAGCAATGCGGCGAGATCCGCTTCCTGGCGGAAGGCTCGGACAATCACCTGCGCCAGTTCCGCGCGCCGTCGCTGCGCAACGTGGCCGAACGTGCGCCTTACATGCACGCGGGCCAGTTCGCCACGCTCGAAGACGTCGTGCGGCACTACAACCGCGCGCCCGCCGCGCCGCAGGGGCACAGCGAACTGCAGCCGCTGGGACTGGACGCGACCGAGGTGAAGCAGCTCGTCGCTTTCCTCAAGACCCTGAGCGGGCCTTTGCGTTCCGGGGAGAAGTGGCTGAAGGCGCCGGCGCGCTGA
- a CDS encoding FixH family protein, which translates to MKETTRRREFLALAAALSASFVTACAAAGVRPPAAGPEYATERVSAHGAFRVSYATEGTIPVGRLHAWKLHVARTDGSPVTDAAIAIDGDMPEHRHGLPTRPRMTRNLGNGDYLVEGIKFQMGGWWVMDFDITAGGRTERASFNLQLKK; encoded by the coding sequence ATGAAAGAGACGACCCGACGCCGCGAATTCCTCGCGCTTGCCGCCGCCTTGTCCGCGAGCTTCGTCACCGCCTGCGCCGCAGCGGGTGTCAGGCCGCCGGCAGCGGGCCCCGAGTACGCGACCGAGCGCGTGTCGGCGCACGGGGCCTTCCGCGTTTCGTACGCGACCGAAGGCACGATCCCCGTCGGCCGCCTGCACGCATGGAAGCTGCACGTGGCGCGCACCGACGGTTCGCCCGTCACCGATGCCGCCATCGCGATCGACGGCGACATGCCCGAGCACCGCCACGGCCTTCCGACGCGCCCGCGCATGACCCGCAACCTCGGCAACGGCGACTACCTCGTGGAGGGCATCAAGTTCCAGATGGGCGGCTGGTGGGTGATGGACTTCGACATCACGGCAGGTGGCCGCACGGAGCGCGCCAGCTTCAACCTCCAGCTGAAGAAGTAG
- the cueR gene encoding Cu(I)-responsive transcriptional regulator, producing the protein MQLLNIGDAAAAAGVTPKMIRHYEMLGLIPEPQRTDAGYRLYGEREVAMLQFIRQSRGLGFSMQQIESLLSLWRNPSRHSKEVKEVAQRQLEELQQRQRELDQMRGTLEKLVQECRGDDSAHCAILDRLSRPAKPCCNDGADRAKKALKAVRPGERRPAAARPRPDAAPAQNPHAALTAWSLALARHA; encoded by the coding sequence ATGCAACTCTTGAACATCGGCGATGCAGCCGCCGCAGCGGGCGTGACCCCCAAGATGATCCGGCACTACGAGATGCTGGGCCTCATCCCCGAGCCCCAGCGCACCGACGCCGGCTACCGGCTCTACGGCGAGCGTGAAGTCGCCATGCTGCAGTTCATCCGGCAGTCCCGCGGCCTGGGCTTCTCGATGCAGCAGATCGAGTCGCTGCTGTCTCTGTGGCGCAACCCTTCGCGCCACAGCAAGGAGGTCAAGGAAGTCGCGCAGCGGCAGCTGGAGGAGTTGCAACAGCGCCAGCGCGAACTCGACCAGATGCGCGGCACGCTGGAGAAGCTGGTGCAGGAATGCCGCGGCGACGACTCCGCGCACTGCGCGATCCTGGACCGGCTGTCGCGGCCTGCGAAGCCTTGCTGCAACGACGGGGCGGACCGCGCGAAAAAGGCGCTCAAGGCCGTTCGCCCGGGTGAACGGCGCCCGGCCGCCGCGCGCCCGCGCCCCGACGCAGCGCCCGCGCAAAACCCGCATGCCGCGCTGACCGCGTGGTCGCTGGCGCTCGCGCGGCACGCCTGA
- a CDS encoding c-type cytochrome yields MKGLAFFGALLALAACDTPVDPAKLRADDAQVVAQGRAIYAARCASCHGEKLEGQPNWQLRNAAGRLPAPPHDAKGHTWHHPDEVLFNLTKHGIAKAAGTTGYDSDMPAFAGVLSDLEINAVLSFIKAQWPERIRRAQEEVDAAHRRGK; encoded by the coding sequence ATGAAGGGGCTTGCTTTCTTCGGCGCCCTGTTGGCGCTGGCGGCTTGCGACACCCCCGTCGACCCGGCGAAGCTGCGCGCGGACGACGCACAGGTCGTCGCGCAGGGCCGCGCCATCTACGCAGCACGCTGCGCGTCGTGCCACGGCGAGAAGCTCGAAGGCCAGCCGAACTGGCAGTTGCGCAACGCCGCGGGCCGCCTGCCGGCCCCACCCCACGATGCCAAGGGCCACACCTGGCACCACCCGGACGAAGTGCTGTTCAACCTCACGAAGCACGGCATCGCGAAGGCCGCAGGAACGACGGGTTACGACTCGGACATGCCGGCCTTCGCCGGCGTGCTGTCCGACCTGGAGATCAACGCCGTGCTGTCCTTCATCAAGGCGCAGTGGCCGGAGCGCATCCGGCGGGCGCAGGAAGAAGTGGACGCCGCGCACCGGCGCGGGAAGTGA
- a CDS encoding symmetrical bis(5'-nucleosyl)-tetraphosphatase, with the protein MALYLIGDVQGCDTALGRLLEKVGFSPSRDTAYLLGDLVNRGPESDAVLRRLMGYGDAARCLLGNHDLSLLAVAHGNRAPHRNDTMDRVLKSPDGGEMLEWLRAQKMAMREHGLLMVHGGVLPQWDAAQVLSLAAEVEAVLRGPELFDFLPQMYGNEPAQWRDTLRGAERLRVVVNALTRLRFCTPEGVMHLKASGGIADAPAGTVAWFDVPGRRTAGETIAFGHWSQLGYLRRPDVISLDTGCVWGGCLSALRLAADGGHELVQVDCEQAQAPGE; encoded by the coding sequence ATGGCACTTTATCTGATCGGCGACGTGCAGGGCTGCGACACGGCGCTCGGGCGCCTGCTGGAGAAGGTGGGCTTCTCGCCGAGCCGCGACACCGCCTACCTGCTGGGCGACCTCGTCAACCGCGGCCCCGAGTCCGACGCGGTACTGCGCCGGCTGATGGGATACGGCGACGCGGCGCGCTGCCTCCTGGGCAACCACGACCTCAGCCTGCTCGCGGTGGCGCACGGCAACCGCGCGCCGCACCGCAACGACACCATGGACCGGGTGCTCAAGTCACCCGACGGCGGCGAGATGCTCGAATGGCTGCGCGCGCAGAAGATGGCGATGCGCGAGCACGGCCTCCTGATGGTGCATGGCGGGGTGCTGCCGCAATGGGATGCGGCACAGGTCCTGTCGCTCGCCGCCGAAGTCGAAGCCGTGCTGCGTGGCCCGGAGCTGTTCGACTTCCTGCCGCAGATGTACGGCAACGAACCGGCGCAGTGGCGCGACACGCTGCGCGGCGCCGAGCGCCTGCGGGTTGTCGTCAATGCGCTCACGCGGCTGCGCTTCTGCACGCCCGAAGGCGTGATGCACCTGAAGGCGTCCGGCGGCATCGCCGACGCACCCGCGGGCACCGTGGCCTGGTTCGACGTGCCGGGCCGCCGCACGGCGGGCGAGACCATCGCCTTCGGGCACTGGTCGCAGCTGGGCTACCTGCGCCGGCCCGACGTGATCTCGCTCGACACGGGTTGCGTGTGGGGCGGCTGCCTCTCGGCGCTGCGGCTCGCGGCCGACGGCGGCCACGAACTGGTGCAGGTCGACTGCGAGCAGGCGCAGGCGCCGGGCGAATGA